In Agrobacterium vitis, one genomic interval encodes:
- the bcsA gene encoding UDP-forming cellulose synthase catalytic subunit, protein MVFLVRFLLWLICAAAMLALTFLPIDTRTQLVTTFIILIIVSVMRMMRIEGRGRIVFLALSTAIVLRYVYWRTSSTLPPVNQLENFIPGLLVYLAEMYSVLMLFLSLFVVSMPLPPRKPFRTLAAEELPIVDIFVPSYNEDEALLANTLAAARNLDYPTDKFTVWLLDDGSTEQKRQSTDLLAAKFAEQRYHALQALCSQLGVRYLTRERNEHAKAGNLNNGLDHSSGELIAVFDADHAPARSFLKETVGYFGDDPRLFLVQTPHFFINPDPVERNLNTFNKMPSENEMFYGIIQRGLDKWNAAFFCGSAAVLRREALLETKGFSGLSITEDCETALELHSRGWNSVFVDMPLIAGLQPATFASFIGQRSRWAQGMMQIMRFRFPPLKRGLTLPQRLCYMSSTMFWLFPFPRAIFLMAPLFYLFFDLQIFMGSGGEFMAYTLSYMLVNLMVQNYLYGSFRWPWISELYEYVQSIHLLPAILSVMWDPRRPTFKVTAKDESVTESRLSEISRPFFLIFFILLLAFAVTVYRLYSDPYRFDVTLVVGGWNLVNLIMAGCALGVVSERGERQSSRRVQVSRRCEFSVGGKTYPAMIDDVSVNGASLQIFTRDREIFKRDTLAAVTFQPHGTNQWAELPVNIRHFQFNGDIVSIGCRYLPETVRHHEFIADLIFANAQQWSLFQQSRRRNPGLLGGAWMFLRLSLTQTLRGLHYLLLLLSSKAKNDAKQEGEQ, encoded by the coding sequence ATGGTGTTTTTGGTCCGCTTCCTGCTCTGGCTGATCTGCGCGGCGGCGATGCTGGCCCTGACATTTTTGCCCATCGACACCCGGACACAACTGGTGACGACATTCATCATTCTCATCATCGTCTCGGTGATGAGAATGATGCGGATCGAAGGACGCGGACGGATTGTTTTTCTCGCGCTCTCTACTGCTATTGTGCTGCGTTATGTCTATTGGCGCACCAGTAGTACCTTGCCGCCGGTCAACCAGCTTGAAAATTTCATCCCCGGCCTGCTTGTCTATCTGGCCGAGATGTACAGCGTCCTGATGCTGTTTCTCAGCCTGTTCGTGGTGTCCATGCCGCTGCCGCCACGCAAGCCTTTTCGCACGCTTGCCGCTGAAGAACTGCCAATCGTCGACATCTTCGTGCCAAGCTATAATGAAGACGAAGCCTTGCTGGCCAATACGCTGGCTGCGGCCCGCAATCTCGATTATCCGACTGACAAATTCACCGTTTGGCTGCTGGATGACGGTTCGACCGAGCAGAAGCGTCAATCCACCGACCTGCTGGCAGCAAAATTCGCCGAGCAACGTTATCATGCGCTCCAGGCGCTCTGTAGCCAGCTTGGCGTGCGCTATTTGACGCGCGAGCGCAACGAACATGCAAAGGCCGGTAATCTCAACAATGGTCTCGACCATTCCAGCGGAGAACTGATCGCCGTCTTCGACGCAGACCACGCTCCGGCCCGCAGCTTTCTCAAGGAAACCGTCGGCTATTTCGGGGATGACCCGCGTCTCTTTCTGGTCCAGACGCCACATTTCTTCATCAACCCGGACCCGGTAGAGCGAAACCTCAACACGTTCAACAAGATGCCGAGCGAGAACGAAATGTTCTACGGCATCATCCAGCGCGGCCTCGACAAATGGAACGCGGCATTTTTCTGCGGATCAGCCGCCGTGCTGCGCCGCGAGGCGCTACTTGAAACCAAAGGTTTCAGCGGCCTTTCCATCACCGAGGATTGCGAAACCGCGCTTGAGCTGCATTCGCGCGGCTGGAACAGTGTTTTCGTCGATATGCCGCTAATCGCCGGGCTGCAACCGGCCACCTTTGCCAGTTTTATCGGCCAGCGCAGCCGCTGGGCGCAGGGCATGATGCAGATCATGCGGTTCCGTTTTCCACCACTCAAGCGCGGCCTGACCCTGCCACAGCGGCTGTGCTACATGTCATCGACGATGTTCTGGCTGTTTCCCTTTCCCCGGGCGATCTTCCTGATGGCGCCGCTGTTCTACCTGTTTTTCGATCTGCAGATTTTCATGGGCTCGGGCGGCGAATTCATGGCCTATACCCTGTCCTACATGCTCGTGAACCTGATGGTTCAGAACTACCTCTATGGTTCCTTCCGCTGGCCATGGATTTCGGAGCTTTACGAATATGTGCAATCGATCCATCTGCTGCCGGCTATCCTCTCGGTAATGTGGGACCCACGGCGACCGACTTTCAAGGTCACCGCCAAGGATGAAAGCGTGACGGAAAGCCGTCTGTCTGAAATCAGTCGGCCGTTTTTCCTGATTTTCTTTATCCTGCTGCTTGCTTTTGCGGTGACGGTCTACAGGCTCTACAGCGATCCCTACAGGTTTGACGTGACACTGGTGGTCGGTGGCTGGAACCTGGTCAATCTGATCATGGCCGGATGCGCACTGGGCGTCGTCTCGGAGCGGGGAGAGCGACAGTCGTCGCGTCGTGTGCAGGTCAGCCGGCGCTGCGAGTTTTCCGTGGGTGGAAAAACCTATCCGGCAATGATCGATGATGTGTCGGTCAACGGTGCCAGCCTGCAAATTTTTACCCGTGACCGCGAAATCTTCAAGCGGGACACTTTGGCCGCCGTGACGTTTCAACCGCATGGTACAAACCAATGGGCCGAACTGCCTGTCAATATCCGTCATTTTCAGTTTAATGGTGACATCGTCTCAATCGGCTGCCGCTATCTCCCGGAAACCGTGCGCCATCATGAATTCATCGCTGATCTGATCTTTGCCAATGCCCAGCAGTGGAGCCTGTTTCAACAGTCGCGGCGGCGCAATCCTGGCCTTTTAGGAGGAGCCTGGATGTTCCTGCGCCTGTCTCTCACACAGACACTGCGTGGCCTGCATTATCTGCTCCTGCTGCTTTCTTCGAAAGCCAAAAACGACGCAAAGCAGGAGGGCGAACAGTGA
- a CDS encoding cellulose biosynthesis cyclic di-GMP-binding regulatory protein BcsB has protein sequence MKTAFALILMLLAGAGSALAQMAPFDMSPESNTMPGAPIPGLPATKAPVPVPTTPIPGIPLSNRPAQQQSESLSRRYLLTTPVLKLQGELARQAMSIYLTPEQASADAKLVLSYSNALVVAPEASNILITINDTPVLNLPIRGGQSAQQNTISVPRGVLVPGFNRIGFAAEQRHRTDCTIQSTYELWTEVDASKTYLTFADPDANGMKRLDDVRALGVDEKGRSHFTIVSPDLEQPSATPALLQLAQGLSLLSGVANGSFSFTKTMPARPAPGELVVVAATTSQIAGLIGINNTVNTDARKLNGTMAGFMALPGRPGLSVLAFSGPDWRDIKAIADNFVQFAQDGERRMLKTSAWRGVDTPILDKAGALSFAALGLPDQEFSGRRFSTDFTVGMPADFYANHYGTATILLDAAYSSKVLPGSQIVVTVNGHLATTVPITSKGGAVLRHYPIRVTLRHFHPGVNVIGLEAVMMTQEDSVCAPGETADKTARFALFGSSQFIMPPIAHLTQAPDLAATAGLGFPFAAAKTPTMVVLGRNDDVTLAAAATVLGKFAASARQTLALEMASSPPRFAGRNAIFIGAAPDLPPQAFANVHLKAKGAGDGDLSTDVKLKSWRDKIDAGTVMEFFSSVDTWMKETFDLNLATVSLWPSAEAAYTLPQASSAFLSQSVDADGAILTTFSAPDRALLQTGAIDMADLRNWAAISGRVSVYDARKQEIVVNEPTSVSLLSMQPLSISNMRLVAANWLSGNFVIYAGGLVLCAILLGLATNALMARLGRGHGSDRH, from the coding sequence GTGAAAACAGCTTTTGCCCTGATTTTGATGCTTTTGGCCGGCGCTGGGTCAGCACTTGCCCAGATGGCGCCTTTCGACATGAGCCCCGAAAGCAATACAATGCCGGGCGCGCCGATACCTGGCCTGCCCGCGACCAAGGCACCTGTTCCCGTCCCGACTACGCCTATCCCCGGCATTCCCCTGTCCAACCGCCCGGCACAACAGCAAAGCGAGAGCCTGTCACGCCGTTACCTGCTGACGACGCCGGTTCTCAAACTTCAAGGCGAACTGGCCCGGCAGGCGATGTCGATTTATCTGACACCGGAACAAGCCTCAGCCGATGCAAAGCTGGTGCTGAGTTATAGCAACGCGCTGGTGGTTGCGCCGGAAGCCTCCAACATTCTTATCACCATCAATGACACGCCGGTTCTAAACCTGCCGATCAGAGGCGGCCAATCTGCGCAGCAAAATACGATTTCCGTGCCGCGAGGCGTTCTTGTTCCGGGCTTTAACCGGATCGGTTTTGCCGCGGAGCAACGGCACCGCACTGACTGCACCATCCAATCCACCTATGAATTGTGGACGGAAGTGGATGCATCAAAAACCTATCTGACCTTTGCGGACCCTGACGCCAACGGCATGAAACGTCTCGACGATGTGCGCGCACTTGGTGTCGATGAAAAAGGCCGCAGCCATTTCACCATCGTTTCACCGGATCTCGAACAGCCATCTGCCACTCCCGCTTTGCTCCAGTTGGCCCAAGGCCTGTCACTGCTGAGCGGCGTGGCCAACGGCTCCTTCAGCTTCACGAAAACCATGCCAGCACGACCGGCACCCGGGGAGCTTGTGGTCGTGGCGGCCACCACATCGCAAATAGCGGGCCTGATCGGCATCAACAATACCGTAAACACAGACGCCAGAAAGCTCAACGGCACGATGGCCGGCTTCATGGCGCTTCCGGGCCGGCCAGGATTGTCGGTCCTCGCCTTCAGCGGCCCGGATTGGCGCGACATCAAGGCGATTGCCGATAACTTTGTCCAGTTTGCGCAAGACGGCGAGCGGCGGATGTTGAAAACCTCGGCCTGGCGCGGTGTCGATACACCTATTCTGGACAAGGCCGGGGCGCTGTCCTTTGCCGCACTCGGTCTTCCCGACCAGGAATTTTCAGGTCGCCGCTTTTCCACGGATTTCACGGTGGGCATGCCAGCCGATTTCTACGCCAACCATTATGGGACCGCGACCATATTGCTGGACGCCGCCTATTCGAGCAAGGTCTTGCCGGGTAGCCAGATCGTGGTGACGGTCAATGGTCATCTGGCGACCACCGTTCCGATCACGTCCAAGGGAGGCGCGGTTCTCCGGCATTATCCGATCCGAGTTACCCTGCGCCATTTTCATCCGGGCGTAAATGTCATCGGGCTGGAAGCCGTGATGATGACCCAGGAGGACAGCGTCTGCGCACCTGGTGAGACAGCGGACAAAACGGCGCGGTTTGCCTTGTTCGGCTCTTCGCAATTCATCATGCCACCGATCGCGCATCTGACTCAGGCCCCCGATCTTGCTGCAACAGCGGGTCTCGGCTTTCCCTTTGCGGCGGCAAAGACCCCGACAATGGTTGTTTTAGGCCGCAATGACGATGTGACACTGGCCGCCGCCGCAACCGTGCTTGGCAAATTTGCCGCATCGGCCCGGCAAACCCTTGCCCTCGAAATGGCGTCATCGCCCCCACGCTTTGCCGGTCGCAATGCGATTTTCATCGGAGCCGCACCGGACCTTCCTCCCCAGGCATTTGCCAATGTGCACCTGAAAGCCAAAGGCGCCGGAGATGGCGATCTCAGCACCGACGTAAAGCTCAAATCCTGGCGCGACAAAATCGATGCCGGCACGGTCATGGAATTTTTTTCCAGCGTCGACACCTGGATGAAAGAAACCTTCGATCTCAATCTGGCGACCGTCAGCCTGTGGCCGAGTGCCGAGGCCGCCTATACATTGCCCCAGGCATCCAGTGCATTTCTGTCCCAATCCGTCGATGCCGACGGTGCCATCCTGACGACATTCAGCGCCCCTGATCGCGCATTGTTACAAACAGGCGCCATTGATATGGCCGATCTTCGCAACTGGGCCGCGATCTCGGGCCGCGTCAGCGTTTACGATGCAAGGAAACAGGAGATCGTCGTCAATGAGCCAACCAGTGTCAGCCTGTTGTCTATGCAGCCCTTGAGCATCAGCAACATGCGATTGGTCGCGGCAAACTGGCTCTCCGGCAATTTCGTGATCTATGCAGGCGGGCTCGTCCTGTGTGCGATCCTGCTGGGACTTGCCACGAATGCGTTGATGGCGCGGCTGGGGCGCGGCCATGGCTCAGACAGGCATTAA
- a CDS encoding fatty acid desaturase family protein, with protein sequence MKLFAYSKWDSVSVAAALLHLAFNIYLIAGFESRPLWLSFVLACIYALSISWNINSISHNFIHTPYFKPGWMNYAFSLLESITIGFSQTYYHWVHMRHHSGNSDRPDESGKTVDLLSIYKHGKNGEPENVFSYTFLSFFRDDLGEIHRAIAAKRPFEAKWGRIELISFIVVALAALAYDWKATLFLVPFYYLGNCLSSLNGYYEHLHGDPDEPIAWGVSSYKSFYNWLWFGNGYHAEHHYRPKTHWTQLPLLHDRIKDEQEKAGTHVISTCHALGFIAKENLAKETMPGEGVR encoded by the coding sequence ATGAAACTTTTTGCCTATTCGAAATGGGATAGTGTGTCTGTCGCCGCAGCATTGCTGCATCTGGCCTTCAACATCTATCTGATTGCCGGGTTCGAGAGCCGGCCACTCTGGCTTTCTTTTGTGCTTGCCTGCATTTATGCGCTGTCGATTTCCTGGAATATCAATAGCATTTCCCATAACTTCATCCATACGCCCTATTTCAAGCCGGGCTGGATGAATTATGCCTTCAGCCTGCTGGAATCGATCACCATCGGCTTTTCTCAGACCTATTATCACTGGGTCCATATGCGCCATCATTCCGGCAATAGCGACCGGCCGGATGAGAGCGGCAAGACCGTTGATTTGCTGTCGATTTACAAGCACGGCAAGAACGGCGAGCCGGAAAATGTGTTTTCCTACACGTTTCTGAGCTTTTTCCGGGACGATCTGGGCGAAATCCATCGGGCTATCGCTGCCAAGCGACCGTTTGAAGCCAAGTGGGGGCGGATCGAACTGATCAGCTTCATTGTCGTCGCGCTGGCGGCCCTGGCCTATGATTGGAAGGCGACGCTGTTCCTCGTGCCGTTCTATTATCTCGGCAATTGCCTGTCGTCTCTCAATGGTTACTACGAGCATCTGCATGGCGATCCGGATGAGCCGATTGCCTGGGGCGTCAGCAGTTACAAAAGCTTCTACAACTGGCTGTGGTTCGGCAACGGCTATCACGCCGAACATCATTACCGGCCCAAAACGCACTGGACGCAATTGCCGCTGCTGCATGACCGGATCAAGGATGAACAGGAAAAAGCCGGCACTCATGTGATCAGCACCTGCCACGCGCTCGGCTTCATTGCCAAGGAGAACCTGGCCAAAGAGACCATGCCAGGCGAGGGTGTGCGATGA
- a CDS encoding GNAT family N-acetyltransferase, protein MLDVARSLDTRIATSIADIDRDDWDQCFPGEPEAYDYLLTVEIAGISGFEWCYATVYEGGYLVAAMPAFITRYALDTTLEAGRVRAMIGRLRRIFPSFLTLPLACLGSPCTETGNLGFHPSVRPDRYEMLFQAMLTSFEDYARTRKCVLGALKDIPQPVDAGIDRVIKGHGYAPLGGMPTAWLAIDFNDMDSYFARLSSSTRKDMRRKLRAREKVRVEYHTQFGDHLPRIMQLYNETRTRSEWQFEELTPAYFEGILRTMPGRSFCTLYFVGDELLAANLMVHNDHTLIDKFFCMDEKAGRPYNLYYLSWFENIGYCLKNGLTRYQSGQAYYTNKVRLGSRLTLNEMYFRHRNPVVQRLLRLIAPYFAADEASGIQMSEGEA, encoded by the coding sequence ATGCTTGATGTGGCTCGCAGTTTGGATACTCGCATTGCAACCTCTATTGCCGATATTGATCGCGACGATTGGGACCAGTGCTTTCCGGGCGAGCCGGAAGCCTATGATTACCTGCTGACCGTCGAAATCGCTGGGATATCGGGTTTCGAATGGTGTTACGCCACGGTCTATGAAGGCGGTTATCTTGTCGCGGCCATGCCGGCCTTCATCACCCGTTATGCTTTGGACACCACGCTTGAGGCGGGCCGCGTCCGGGCCATGATCGGCAGGCTGCGCCGCATCTTCCCGAGTTTTCTGACCTTGCCGCTCGCCTGCCTGGGCTCGCCTTGTACAGAGACCGGCAATCTTGGTTTTCACCCCTCGGTCAGGCCGGACCGTTATGAAATGCTGTTTCAGGCCATGCTGACCAGCTTTGAGGATTACGCCCGGACACGCAAATGCGTGTTGGGTGCATTGAAGGACATTCCTCAGCCGGTGGATGCCGGGATTGACCGCGTGATCAAGGGCCATGGCTATGCGCCGCTGGGCGGTATGCCGACTGCCTGGCTTGCCATCGATTTCAACGATATGGACAGTTATTTTGCTCGTCTCTCATCATCGACGCGCAAGGACATGCGCCGCAAGTTGCGCGCGCGCGAAAAGGTCAGGGTCGAATACCACACGCAATTCGGTGACCATCTGCCACGGATCATGCAGCTTTACAACGAGACGCGAACCCGGAGCGAATGGCAGTTCGAGGAGCTGACGCCGGCCTATTTCGAAGGCATTTTGAGGACTATGCCCGGTCGGTCGTTCTGCACTCTCTATTTTGTCGGAGACGAGCTACTGGCCGCCAACCTGATGGTCCATAACGATCATACCCTAATCGACAAGTTTTTCTGCATGGATGAAAAGGCGGGTCGTCCCTACAATCTCTATTATCTCAGTTGGTTTGAGAATATCGGCTACTGCCTGAAGAACGGATTGACGCGTTATCAAAGCGGTCAGGCCTATTATACCAACAAGGTACGGCTGGGCAGCAGGCTAACGCTGAATGAAATGTATTTCCGCCACCGCAATCCCGTCGTTCAACGTCTGTTGCGCCTAATCGCGCCCTATTTCGCCGCAGATGAAGCGAGCGGAATTCAAATGAGTGAGGGTGAGGCATGA
- a CDS encoding alpha/beta hydrolase: MSTDALSFFQEGSNGSGILLVHGLTGAPAEMRLVARQLHRRGYSVYAPLLAGHGKDEAALRKTRWQDWLESVEEAGQVLASRVDAAFAAGICAGGKLALMAADRQPLTLRAAAIYSPCFHYDGWDIPRHYNFMAHNIRWLAKIPFLDRLRFHETRSLGIKDDRLRNKIAAMSGDGVLESFPGKGLVEMDKLGRVLKSRLPSMQTPTLIVHSLEDDVSSPSHAQYISSHLGGPHELHWLRDSYHMIHMDRQHRHVADLTADFFEAHYVPNRA; the protein is encoded by the coding sequence ATGAGCACCGATGCGCTCTCGTTTTTTCAGGAAGGAAGCAATGGCAGCGGCATCCTTCTTGTTCACGGTCTGACAGGAGCACCTGCGGAAATGCGGCTGGTCGCCCGGCAATTGCACCGGCGCGGATATTCAGTCTATGCCCCGCTGCTGGCAGGGCATGGAAAGGACGAAGCGGCTTTGCGCAAGACGCGCTGGCAGGATTGGCTTGAGAGCGTCGAGGAGGCCGGACAGGTTCTGGCCTCACGGGTCGATGCGGCGTTTGCCGCTGGTATCTGCGCCGGTGGAAAGCTGGCGCTGATGGCGGCGGATCGCCAGCCGCTGACCCTTCGGGCGGCGGCCATCTATTCGCCCTGTTTTCATTACGATGGCTGGGACATTCCCCGCCATTACAATTTCATGGCCCACAACATCCGCTGGCTGGCGAAGATCCCGTTCCTGGACCGGCTGAGGTTTCACGAAACCCGTTCGCTTGGCATCAAGGACGACCGGCTGCGCAACAAGATTGCCGCCATGAGTGGTGACGGCGTGCTGGAGAGTTTTCCTGGTAAGGGATTGGTGGAAATGGACAAGCTCGGGCGGGTGCTGAAATCCCGGCTGCCGTCTATGCAGACCCCGACGCTGATCGTTCATTCGCTTGAGGACGATGTCAGCAGCCCAAGCCATGCCCAATATATTTCGTCCCATCTTGGTGGGCCGCATGAACTGCATTGGCTACGGGACAGCTATCACATGATCCATATGGACCGACAGCATCGACACGTCGCCGATCTGACAGCTGATTTTTTCGAGGCTCATTATGTACCGAACAGAGCGTAA
- a CDS encoding MipA/OmpV family protein: protein MSCVTNPRAAVIAGCLSGLLFSFHNSHAADTSADTDSRWTVTLGGAVELAPSYPGSKQYTFGVIPSFDIRRFGEPEENSAPDDNLDYTVFSGHGFEVGPVVGFRDSRSSKSTNLDGLKNIEFDIDAGVFVQYWIKPDVWRVRSEIRQALSNGSGLVVDIGSDWFQPLSEKWLLSAGPRATFGDTSYMNKYFGVSTAEASRNGRINAFDASAGIKSVGFTVSATYTISPDMSVQLYNRFERLVGDAADSPVTSELGTRNQNTIGIAFNKSFDISF from the coding sequence TTGTCTTGCGTCACAAATCCTAGAGCTGCTGTAATTGCTGGTTGTCTGTCGGGCCTGCTGTTTTCTTTCCATAACAGCCATGCCGCCGACACGAGTGCCGATACGGACAGCCGCTGGACAGTCACGCTTGGAGGCGCGGTCGAACTGGCGCCCAGCTATCCCGGTTCCAAGCAATATACGTTCGGCGTCATTCCCTCCTTCGATATACGCAGGTTCGGAGAGCCCGAGGAAAACTCAGCCCCTGATGACAATCTAGATTATACGGTGTTCAGTGGGCATGGGTTTGAAGTGGGGCCGGTCGTTGGCTTTCGTGACAGCCGCTCCTCCAAATCGACCAATCTCGACGGGCTGAAAAACATCGAATTTGATATCGATGCCGGTGTCTTCGTCCAATACTGGATCAAGCCGGATGTCTGGCGTGTCCGCTCGGAAATCCGCCAGGCGCTGTCAAATGGCAGTGGATTGGTGGTCGATATCGGCTCGGACTGGTTTCAGCCGCTTTCGGAAAAATGGTTGCTGTCCGCCGGGCCGAGAGCCACCTTTGGCGACACATCCTACATGAACAAATATTTCGGCGTCTCCACAGCCGAGGCCAGCCGCAATGGCCGCATCAATGCTTTCGATGCGAGCGCCGGGATCAAATCCGTGGGCTTTACCGTCTCGGCTACCTATACGATTTCGCCAGATATGTCGGTGCAACTCTATAATCGCTTCGAGCGGCTGGTGGGCGATGCCGCCGATTCTCCTGTTACCTCTGAGCTCGGGACCAGAAACCAGAACACCATTGGAATTGCCTTCAACAAATCCTTCGATATTTCATTCTGA
- a CDS encoding EamA family transporter — protein sequence MKLLRLSWLAVPLLNTAQQMFLKLGADQADTAHGSAFFEHVFLSHWFLAAVVAEIVCFIVWMSVLADLPLSKAFPLSAVSYVLIMAMAWFMFDEPVTLLTLIGTAAILTGAWCIATASKSGT from the coding sequence ATGAAACTGCTTCGCCTGTCATGGCTGGCCGTGCCGTTACTCAACACGGCCCAGCAGATGTTTTTGAAGCTTGGCGCAGATCAAGCCGATACCGCGCATGGATCAGCGTTTTTCGAACATGTCTTCCTGTCGCACTGGTTTCTTGCCGCAGTCGTCGCGGAAATCGTCTGTTTTATCGTCTGGATGTCGGTGCTGGCCGATTTGCCGCTCAGCAAGGCATTTCCCTTGTCTGCTGTCAGCTATGTGCTGATCATGGCGATGGCCTGGTTCATGTTTGACGAACCGGTCACGCTCTTGACACTGATCGGCACGGCGGCAATTCTGACCGGTGCCTGGTGCATCGCGACGGCGTCGAAGTCTGGGACCTGA
- the bcsN gene encoding cellulose biosynthesis protein BcsN — MILDRPILAGLLRGTLCSPALVLVAFLSACAGNPVRLNDETRALSADQAMLLPPPGDFSIVGVTQKRFSNAVQQEIALSTNSTVPGQNVVQVRFYGTENPSRYGDNALSSASLTDARINSEMRGTLPGLAMTRAPYVVQNDFGPFGYAVGRSSGNDLCLYAWQQLRARQGQRGPFVDGGTVQIRMRLCDKLASEQQLLSLMYGFTLAGTVDSPGWNPYGGPPPLDARLGGSSAPIYPPATPILPVPAASAVTQSQYPTERRAPRPAQTNAAISQSAAPGSLTPNPRPLPAGTQNTIVPSPGQIGGALGGAHGAMPSPNRSGATSPSAQTARPGSVVPSPACMGANSDQSGSAQSGATQAGQCP, encoded by the coding sequence ATGATTCTAGACCGACCGATTCTAGCGGGACTGTTGCGGGGCACACTCTGCTCGCCCGCTCTTGTTCTTGTGGCTTTTCTGTCTGCCTGCGCTGGCAATCCGGTGCGGCTGAACGACGAAACGCGGGCGCTCTCTGCAGACCAAGCCATGCTTTTACCACCGCCTGGCGACTTCTCCATCGTCGGCGTCACGCAAAAGCGCTTCAGCAATGCGGTGCAGCAGGAAATTGCCCTGTCGACCAATTCGACGGTTCCGGGACAAAATGTCGTGCAGGTACGGTTTTACGGAACGGAAAATCCCAGTCGCTACGGCGATAACGCCCTCTCCTCGGCCTCATTGACCGACGCCCGGATCAATTCGGAAATGCGCGGCACCTTACCGGGCCTCGCCATGACCCGAGCGCCTTACGTGGTGCAGAATGATTTTGGGCCTTTCGGCTATGCGGTGGGCCGCTCAAGCGGTAACGACCTCTGCCTTTATGCCTGGCAGCAATTGCGCGCCCGGCAGGGCCAGCGTGGCCCCTTTGTCGATGGCGGAACCGTTCAGATTCGTATGCGCCTTTGCGACAAGTTGGCAAGCGAACAGCAGCTTCTGTCGCTGATGTATGGCTTTACCCTTGCCGGCACCGTCGATAGCCCTGGCTGGAACCCTTACGGCGGCCCTCCCCCGCTCGACGCCCGCCTGGGCGGCAGCAGCGCACCGATCTATCCTCCGGCAACGCCCATTCTGCCGGTCCCGGCAGCCTCAGCTGTCACTCAGTCTCAATATCCCACCGAGCGTCGCGCGCCGCGTCCGGCCCAGACAAACGCGGCGATATCACAGTCTGCCGCTCCTGGTTCCCTGACACCTAATCCCCGGCCATTACCAGCGGGTACGCAAAACACGATCGTTCCGTCACCCGGCCAGATCGGTGGCGCTCTCGGTGGCGCTCATGGAGCAATGCCTTCGCCAAACCGATCGGGCGCGACAAGCCCGTCCGCACAGACCGCAAGACCCGGTTCTGTCGTGCCATCGCCCGCATGCATGGGCGCAAACTCGGACCAATCTGGCTCGGCCCAATCTGGGGCAACCCAAGCTGGACAATGCCCATGA
- a CDS encoding DMT family transporter yields the protein MKQGLDLSMLALILFCILTETGREICFKKGAGVGDARQMVLRPVVWAGICFWLVELLAWSRVLASVSLSVAFPIMAMSYATITIAGAVIFKESINLRHAVGVALVTAGVVCVGATGL from the coding sequence ATGAAACAAGGCCTCGATCTGTCGATGCTGGCGCTGATCCTGTTCTGTATCCTGACGGAGACAGGCCGTGAGATCTGCTTCAAAAAAGGGGCGGGTGTGGGCGATGCCAGACAGATGGTTCTGCGGCCCGTCGTCTGGGCCGGGATCTGCTTCTGGCTCGTCGAACTCCTTGCCTGGAGCCGGGTGCTTGCCAGTGTCTCGCTGTCCGTCGCCTTTCCGATCATGGCGATGAGCTATGCCACTATCACGATTGCCGGTGCGGTGATCTTCAAGGAATCCATCAACCTTCGCCATGCCGTCGGGGTCGCGCTTGTGACTGCCGGTGTGGTCTGTGTCGGAGCAACAGGACTATGA